A single genomic interval of Spinacia oleracea cultivar Varoflay chromosome 6, BTI_SOV_V1, whole genome shotgun sequence harbors:
- the LOC130462819 gene encoding AT-hook motif nuclear-localized protein 3-like: MVGGPRSRAGGLSVYLAGPDGRVLGGGVAGVLIAASPVQIESLPQMVDGVCSDDGNAQLEATTHFRKLLSIGSYLMFSICIGLWEYVYKHLTLRKR; this comes from the exons ATGGTGGGTGGTCCACGTAGCAGGGCCGGCGGTTTAAGTGTTTATTTAGCTGGGCCGGATGGGCGGGTCTTAGGAGGTGGTGTTGCCGGTGTTTTAATAGCTGCGTCCCCAGTACAG ATTGAAAGTTTGCCACAAATGGTTGATGGTGTTTGTTCAGATGACGGAAATGCTCAACTTGAAGCTACTACTCATTTCCGCAAGCTGCTTTCAATAGGTAGCTATCTGATGTTCTCTATATGTATTGGACTATGGGAATATGTGTATAAGCATCTTACTTTGCGTAAAAGGTAG
- the LOC110777157 gene encoding NEP1-interacting protein 1 isoform X1, giving the protein MMMVQTIVEDVVMFLADVLVSFLNRSKALEMEMRILEESFSETLEEDNNMNYLLGEMLQGITMNDNLEIKGSCDSCPICLQDMAGEQSVRCLVQCQHQFHKLCIDKWLVLNNSCPICRRHNNMHVYVPII; this is encoded by the exons ATGATGATGGTGCAAACAATAGTTGAAGATGTTGTTATGTTCTTG GCAGATGTGTTGGTAAGCTTTCTAAATAGATCGAAAGCGCTagaaatggag ATGAGGATTCTTGAGGAAAGCTTTAGTGAAACGTTAGAGGAAGATAACAACATGAATTATTTACTAGGTGAAATGTTACAAGGGATAACGATGAATGATAATCTAGAAATCAAAGGATCTTGTGATTCTTGTCCCATATGTCTCCAG GACATGGCGGGAGAGCAGAGTGTGCGATGCTTGGTGCAATGTCAGCACCAGTTTCATAAACTTTGCATAGACAAATGGCTTGTCCTCAACAATTCTTGCCCCATCTGCAGAAGGCATAACAACATGCATGTATATGTCCCTATAATTTGA
- the LOC110777157 gene encoding NEP1-interacting protein 1 isoform X2: MMMVQTIVEDVVMFLMRILEESFSETLEEDNNMNYLLGEMLQGITMNDNLEIKGSCDSCPICLQDMAGEQSVRCLVQCQHQFHKLCIDKWLVLNNSCPICRRHNNMHVYVPII; the protein is encoded by the exons ATGATGATGGTGCAAACAATAGTTGAAGATGTTGTTATGTTCTTG ATGAGGATTCTTGAGGAAAGCTTTAGTGAAACGTTAGAGGAAGATAACAACATGAATTATTTACTAGGTGAAATGTTACAAGGGATAACGATGAATGATAATCTAGAAATCAAAGGATCTTGTGATTCTTGTCCCATATGTCTCCAG GACATGGCGGGAGAGCAGAGTGTGCGATGCTTGGTGCAATGTCAGCACCAGTTTCATAAACTTTGCATAGACAAATGGCTTGTCCTCAACAATTCTTGCCCCATCTGCAGAAGGCATAACAACATGCATGTATATGTCCCTATAATTTGA
- the LOC110777154 gene encoding probable nucleoredoxin 2 → MKPVKIWELEGKVVGIYLSANWFAPCRKFNELLLDVYEQLKRQGCDFEIVLVSSDEDIDAFNSYRATMPWLSVPFSDLETKRALNKSFNVEAMPCLVFLQPNYDGVDGDDATMQDGVELIYRYGTEAFPFTKERLETLHKEQKDKEERQTFLNLLTNVDRDYLLSINSSSYQVPVTSLQGKTIGLYFSAQWCLPCVKFIPKLISIYQRIKQNLPKEEDFEIVFVSSDTDEASFLSYFERMPWLALPFGDRTTKDLAKHFDVREIPCLVILGPDGKTVTKQGRYLINLYQENAYPFTDARLEFLEKQMDQVAKSLPKSAFHLKHQHELNLVSERTGGGPFICCDCDEQGYGWAYQCLNCGFEVHPKSVRPIQHPNT, encoded by the exons ATGAAACCT GTTAAAATCTGGGAGCTTGAAGGCAAGGTAGTAGGAATATACTTGTCGGCCAATTGGTTTGCTCCATGTCGAAAGTTCAATGAACTTCTACTTGATGTTTACGAGCAGCTTAAGAGGCAAGGGTGTGATTTTGAGATCGTCTTGGTGTCTTCTGATGAAGATATTGACGCGTTTAACAGTTATCGCGCTACCATGCCTTGGCTTTCAGTGCCATTTTCTGATTTGGAGACTAAAAGAGccttaaataagagtttcaatGTGGAAGCTATGCCTTGTTTAGTTTTCTTACAGCCTAATTACGATGGCGTGGATGGTGATGATGCTACAATGCAAGACGGAGTTGAGCTTATCTATCGATATGGAACCGAAGCCTTTCCTTTTACTAAGGAGAGGTTGGAGACATTGCACAAGGAACAGAAAGACAAGGAAGAAAGGCAGACGTTTCTTAATTTGTTAACTAATGTTGATAGAGACTATCTTTTGAGCATTAATTCTTCGTCTTACCAG GTACCCGTGACATCTTTACAAGGCAAGACAATAGGACTATACTTTTCGGCACAATGGTGCCTACCTTGTGTGAAATTCATCCCAAAGCTAATCTCCATCTACCAAAGGATCAAACAAAACCTACCAAAAGAGGAAGATTTTGAGATAGTGTTCGTGTCAAGTGATACCGATGAAGCATCCTTTCTCTCTTACTTTGAACGAATGCCATGGTTGGCGTTACCCTTTGGTGACAGGACCACCAAGGACCTTGCTAAGCATTTTGATGTGCGAGAGATTCCGTGTTTGGTCATCTTGGGTCCAGACGGTAAAACCGTGACCAAACAAGGGAGGTATTTGATAAACTTGTACCAGGAAAATGCTTACCCTTTCACTGATGCAAGATTGGAGTTTTTGGAGAAACAAATGGATCAAGTAGCCAAGAGTTTGCCCAAATCAGCATTTCATTTAAAGCATCAACATGAGCTTAATTTGGTGTCTGAGCGTACTGGTGGTGGGCCTTTTATCTGTTGTGATTGTGATGAGCAAGGCTATGGGTGGGCTTATCAATGTCTTAATTGTGGGTTCGAGGTCCATCCCAAATCTGTTAGGCCCATTCAACACCCCAACACATGA